DNA from Chitinophaga pendula:
GCGGATATTGCGATCCTGGCATCTCCTAACGATGAATCTCCACTGAACGGCATGCCTGAATCAGAGCGGAATGCACTCTCCAAGTTTTACCTGAAAGACAAAGACGGTAAGAACAACAACTTTTACCTGACAAACGGCAACTCCGGTTTCATTGCTTTTGCGCGTGACCGTGACCAGCCCAGGACATTTATTGCACCGAAATATTACTATCGACCGATCCCGATGGAGCAGCTGGTGCTGAATAAAAACCTGCAACAGCCGAAAGACTGGCGTTAACAGCAAGTATATGTATATATAGAACAGTGAAACAATCCCTTATGTGAACAAGTAAAGTATGCAGCCTGCCTTATGGTGGGTTGCATCTTTATTTTTGGCGGAAATTATCAGTGAACAGTATAAATGAAGAATGATATGAAACAACTTGTATTATGGATGTTGCTGTGTACGGCTGCCGGGACAGCGACGGCACAAGGATATACCGGGAGGGTGTATCAGGACCGTAATGGTAATGGTGTATTTGATGCCGGGGAGCCCGGGCTTGGCGGTGTAAAAGTATCGAATGGCCTGGATGTAGTGTTGACTGCTGCGGACGGTGCTTACACCCTTCCGGAATATGGGAAGGCCAGATTTATTTTCATCAGCACGCCGGCAGGGTATCGTTTCAGCAAATCCTTTTATACGCGCATTGGTACGGGCAACACGTCCTATGATTTTGGCGTACAAACGGTAGGTGCTGCAGCAGCAGGCGGACGGGCAAGGTTCGTACGGATGACGGACACAGAGACATTCCGCTATGGGCAATGGGCGACGGATATCAAAAACTATGTGCGTAACGAAGGCGCTGATTTTCTGATACATACTGGTGATATCTGTTATGAAAAAGGACTGCAGTTCCATGCACAGCAGATCAATACGGAGACGATGGGAGTGCCTACCTATTACTGTATCGGTAATCATGACCTGGTGAAGGGAGCCTATGGGGAGGAATTATATGAATCGTTGTTCGGCCCAGTGTATTATTCCTTTGATGTAGGAGATGTGCACTTCGTAGTGACGCCGATGTTGTACGGTGATTACAAGGCATCTTATACGGCAGCAGATGTATATAACTGGTTGCAGAAAGACCTGGCGCTAATGGATAAGCAACAATCACTGGTGTTATTCAATCATGATCTGCTGACTTACGATAGTGTGTTTCTGTACAAAAACGGGAAGGGGGGAGCGATCAATCTGAATGATCATCAGTTGAAGGCCTGGATATATGGGCATTGGCATAACAATTTTTCGCGGGTGCACGGCAACAGCAATATTCGTTCGATATGTGCAGGCCCTGCTGCTGACGGTGGGATCGATAATGCGGCCAGCAATTTTGATGTGATCACTGTGGGACAGCAAGGGGTGGAGCAGGTACAACGACGCTATACCTATGTAGACAACCAACTGACAGTGTTGTCTCCTACCGCGACAGGGGTAGCTATGCAAGGGGATAGTCTTACGATCAGTGTGAATGCTTATCATACGGCTAGCGTGGTGAAGGCGGTGCATTACCGGTTGTATGACAGCAAGGGGCAGTTGCGTCAGCAGGTGGCGTTGAAGCCGGTGACGGACTGGAACTGGCAGGCACGTATTGCATTGCCTGCGAACTATCTTTCGGTTGTATTCAATGGTCAGGCGACGGCGACTTTCAGCAATGGGAAGGTGTTGTTTGCCAGTGATACATTCCGGGTTAACAGACCTAAAGGGGTTGCTGCAGGTGAATGGACCACTATGTTGGGGAATGCCTTACGTAATGCAAAGGCAGACCGTACGGGTTGGGTGCAGCCAAAACTCTTGTGGATGAACAATGCCGGGGGACATATCTGGAAGGGGGCGCCGGTCTATGCAGCCGGTAAAGTATTTGTGGCCACTATTGACGATGAAGAGAATAAAAATTGTGGTATTACGGCCTTGGATGCCCGTACCGGACAGGTTAGCTGGCATTATAAAACGCGTAACTCTATCAAGCAAGCCATCTCCTGCAGCGAAGGTGTTGTATTGGGTACCGATGCGGAAGGCATTACTTATGCGTTGCGTGCTGCCGATGGTCATCTTTTATGGAAAAGCAATACGCTGATGCAGTCACTGGCGGTATATGATGGCGGTGGTGTTGTGAAAGACGGGATCTATTACACGGGTTCTGGTAACTATATGCAAGCATTCCGTATCTCCAATGGGGAGGTGTTGTGGACGAATAAGGAGTGGAAAGGAGGGGAAGGTACGCCTGCGGCAATGGCTATACAAGATAACTTATTGGTGACAGGCGCTAACTGGCAGAGTTTGTTCGGTCATGATATTCGTACCGGTCAGCTGTTGTGGAAGCGCAGCGATGAGGGGTTACGTTTCCGCAGTGGTGGGGCTTCCTTTTATGACAAGCAGGTATATGTAACCGGTATCAATAAGTTGCATGTGATCGATGCGATGTCCGGGGAGACGAAGGACAGCATCCCGGTACCTTATGCGCTGAAAACGATGACGGCGCCGGTGGTGACGGATCGGCACATTGTTTTGTGTACGGCGGAGCAGGGTATTATGGCGTATGACCGGCAATCGAAACAGCTGAGCTGGACGTTTCGTCCGGAAGAGGCGTTATTCTATTCGGCCCCCTATACCTTGTATCCTGCGGCGACGGTGGAAGCTACGCCGGTACGTGTAGGAGACAAGCTGGTAGTGGGGGCATCGGACGGCTACTTGTATGTGCTGGAGGCTGGTAGCGGAAAGGTAAGTGCCAGGTATCATTTTGGAAGCCCGGTACTTGCCGAGGTAGCGGTGAGTGGTAATCTGCTTTTTGCAGCAGATTTTGCCGGTAATGTGGCGGCATTTGTGTTATAAACCTACTATTCCTATCTTATATGCCTTTGATAAGGCGGAGTTTTCACTCCGCCTTTTTTGTGCGTGAGATACAGGAATGCTATACGAATGTTATAGGAGAACTATAGGAAAGGTGGACGTGAGATATAGGGGAAGATACAAGTGGTTGATAATGAACGGGGTATTGTACACAGGTACAATACCCCGTTTTTATTGGTATTAGAATTTGAACGCCAGTTTACTAAAGAAGGTGGTGCCATTGAAGCCCATTTGTACAGGTTCGTAGGGACCTCCGGAGTCGGTAAGGACGGCATCTTGTCTGTTGGGCAATACGTTGAACAGGTTGCTGCCGCCGATCACCAGGGTCACGACTTTACCGAATTGGTATCCGAGGGAAAGGTCGGTGGTGATACGAGGGTCGAATGTATCATAGTCGCCGTTATAATCGATCAGTTTCACCCTGTCGAATCGTACGAAGCGGAGGTTGGCGTTAAAGCTGCGGAAGCGATAATCAAGGGTGAGGTTGAGTTTACTTGGCGGGGCGGATGCCAGCAGGAAGGCTTCTTCTCTTTTGCTGAAGTAGACATCTTCCCGGCCGACGAGTTTGGGGGCGGTTTTGATCCTGCCTGTTTCCAGCCGGTTGAAGTTGGCAGCGAAGCTGGCATTAAAGCTATGCGGTCCGAAGAATTTGGACCAGGTGATGATGGCATCCACTCCCAGGGTTTTGGTATCGAGTGCGTTGGAGAAGAATTTAACGACACTGACGTTGAGCTTTTCCAGTTCATTTTTTATTTCGGGAGCGGATTCTGCGTTGAAGTCGCCGGTGAGTACGATACGGTCCTGGATCTTCACATAATATCCATCAATCGTGATACTCAGGCCTTTGGCCGGGCGGGAGGTGATACCGAAGCTGGCGTTGAGGGCTTTTTCCTGTTTGAGGGGATCTACGCCCAGTACGCGGGTGATATTACTGTTGTTGCGTGCCAGCAGGTTATCTACAGATTTGCCGGCTACGACGTTGGTGTAGGCGGTATTAAAGTATATCTGGGCCAGGGACGGTGCGCGGAAGCCGGTGCTGACGGAGCCACGGAATGCTAGGGCTTTGGATACTTCGAATCGGGCTGCCAGTTTGCCGTTGATGGTATTACCGAAGTCATTATACCTTTCAAATCGGGCAGCGGCATCTACCATGAAACGTTTGGAAAAATTGAATTCAGCATCTACATAAACGCCCAGGTTGGTGCGGTATTCATCGACCTGATTAGCCGGTTGGAAGCCAGGGAATCCTTGTGCACCAGCTGCTTTATAGACGGTGTCGACGCCGCCGGAGGAGTTGGGGACCAGGTCGTATGTACCATATGCTTTCCAGGAAGCTTCTTCGCCGGCGAAGATCTTATAGTGTTCGGTGCGGAATTCGGTACCGAAGGCGATGTTGGTACCACCTGCCAGTACTTTGTCGAAGAAGCGAGTGAAGTGCAGGCCGGTGGTATTCTGATCCAGCTGGAAGCCACCTGCATCAAAGCGGGAGGGGGACTGTTCCAGTAAGGAGCTGTTAAGTGTTTTTTCTACATAGTAGTGGAAGCGGTTGGAGCCGAAGGTATTGTTGAAGTCGACGTTCCATCCTTTCAGCAAGCCGCGGATACCTACGGAGAGGGAGCGGTCACCGATATTGGATACGATCTGGGGATCGAAGCCATTGGGGTAGATGCTGGGAATATTTTTAGGATCGTCTTTATAACGCGTGAAAGCATAGGCGTTACCATAGCGCTGGTTATAGCCACCGAAGCTGTATATCTCTGTATTTTGTGTCAGGGGGATGCGGGCGTTGAACATGGCGGAGTAGTTTTCCATGAGGGCATCGCCGTAGAAGCGGCGGGGTACGTTGCCTTCGCCTACTTTGTTAGGGTCATCGGCGCGGTTGGTACGGCCGCGGTAGAGGTAGTCGCCGGTGACATTGACAAAACCACCCCCTCCTATTTTGAAGCCATAGTTGCCGTTAAACCCGATGTTCTGTCCATCTCCTTTGGAGGTAACGGCCCCGTTGATATTACCGGAGAATTCATCTACGGATGATTTCAGTACGATATTGATAACCCCTGCGATGGCATCGGAGCCATATTGTGCGGAGGCGCCATCGCGTAATATTTCGATACGTTCGATGGCGGCGGCGGGTATGGTGTTGAGGTCCGTACCGGTATTACCACGGCCTCTGGTACCAAAGAGGTTGACCAATGAGGATTGGTGTCTGCGTTTGCCATTGATGAGTACGAGGGTCTGATCGGGACCGAGGCCGCGCAGGGATGCCGGATCGACATGGTCGGCGCCATCGGAACCTGTTTGCCGGTTGGAGTTGAAGGAAGGCGCTGCAAACTGCATGAGTTGGTTGAGGTCTACCTGTCCGACTGAATTGGTGATCCTGGATATTGGGATGATATCGATGGGCACTGGTGTTTGGGTGGCGGAGCGGTTGAGATTACGGCTACCTACTACTTCCACTCCCTGGATGGCGGTAGCTTCACTCTGGAGTGTGATCTGCAGTTCGCTTTTGCCGGCTACCGGCACTTCCTGTGTAACATATCCCAGGGCACGGAATACCAGGAGGGCTTTGCCATTGGAAGCGGTGAACTGGAAAGATCCATCGGGAGAGGAGCTGGTACCTTTATTCGTACCTTTTTCGAATACGCTAACACCAGGTAGCGCAGTACCGGTGTTGTCGATGATCTTTCCCTTTACCAGATGTTGGGCATATAAAAGCGGGGCCGTCCACAAAAGACAACAAATGACTAACAGGCATTTTTTCATAAGGGGCATGAAGGTTTTAAATTTAGATAGAATGAGATACGGTATTAGATTTTGGTCTATGATGTGGTGCTTGGTCTATTGGGTGTACGATAGTTGGCACACACGGGTATAAATATATACTTTTTTGTGATAACAGGCGGTCGGGGTGGGAGAAGAAGGAGGGTTGCTTTTAGGTATATTTGTAAGGAAAAAAAGTGTATCGTTCATGAGGAAGGAAAATTCAACCAATTCGCTGAACCGGCAGTTGCTGCTGCGGTATTGTGGGATGACTTATGCTATTGGGTTGATCGGAGGGCGGTGGAAGCCATCTATTCTGATGTCTTTGCTGGAAGGTAAACTTCGTTATAGTGAGATCAGAAAGGTGATACCTGGTGTTTCTGAGCGGGTATTGGTGTTGCAGTTGCGGGAGTTGGAAAGGGATGGGCTTATACACCGGATTGTTTATCCTGCGGTGCCACCTAAATCGGAATATGAGCTGACGGAAGAGGGGATGTCTATGCGACCTATGCTGGAAGCGATTGCGGAATGGGGGATCTCACATCGCCCGGATCATGAAGGGGCGGATTGATAAAAGTCGGTATTTTTTGATTGTTGACCCGGTATGTTGGCGAGCTGACTGCTGTTTATTTACATTTATAGCAATATTATCACTTCGTAATTATTTGAAAATAAGTTGATTGTTATTTATTGTCAGATATTAATTGGTATTTCGGGAAAAACCGATATAACTTTGTAGTATGGATCAATTGGAGATTTTTAAGGCTTTGTCCAACAAGACCCGTTTACAGATATTGCAATGGTTGAAGGAGCCAGACGTACATTTTCCTCCATGTCCGGGAGATCTAGATAACCGGACGCAGGGGGTGTGTGTAGGGTATATTCAGCAGAAGACGGGATTGACACAGTCTACGATATCCGAGTATTTGTCCATGTTGCAGAAGGCGGGTCTGCTTACTGCCACCCGGGTAGGGCAGTGGACCTATTACAAGAGGAATGAGGCCGCCTTTGCAGCGTTAAGCGAAATTATCAGATTGGACATTTAAAACGTAAAAATCAATGAGTACGAATATTTTGTTTGAGCCCATACATATAAAGTCGTTACGACTTCGTAACCGTATTGTGATGGCCCCTATGACCCGTTCTTTTTCTCCCGGTGGGGTACCGGGCAAGGATGTGGCGGCTTATTATGCCCGTCGTGCGAAAGGAAATGTGGGATTGATATTATCTGAAGGTACGGTAATATCGCGGCCTTCTTCATCGAATGATCCTAATATACCTCACTTTTATGGGGAAGCTGCTTTAGCTGGCTGGGAGGAAGTGATATCCGACGTACATGCAGGAGGAGGCGCTATGGGACC
Protein-coding regions in this window:
- a CDS encoding outer membrane protein assembly factor BamB family protein: MKQLVLWMLLCTAAGTATAQGYTGRVYQDRNGNGVFDAGEPGLGGVKVSNGLDVVLTAADGAYTLPEYGKARFIFISTPAGYRFSKSFYTRIGTGNTSYDFGVQTVGAAAAGGRARFVRMTDTETFRYGQWATDIKNYVRNEGADFLIHTGDICYEKGLQFHAQQINTETMGVPTYYCIGNHDLVKGAYGEELYESLFGPVYYSFDVGDVHFVVTPMLYGDYKASYTAADVYNWLQKDLALMDKQQSLVLFNHDLLTYDSVFLYKNGKGGAINLNDHQLKAWIYGHWHNNFSRVHGNSNIRSICAGPAADGGIDNAASNFDVITVGQQGVEQVQRRYTYVDNQLTVLSPTATGVAMQGDSLTISVNAYHTASVVKAVHYRLYDSKGQLRQQVALKPVTDWNWQARIALPANYLSVVFNGQATATFSNGKVLFASDTFRVNRPKGVAAGEWTTMLGNALRNAKADRTGWVQPKLLWMNNAGGHIWKGAPVYAAGKVFVATIDDEENKNCGITALDARTGQVSWHYKTRNSIKQAISCSEGVVLGTDAEGITYALRAADGHLLWKSNTLMQSLAVYDGGGVVKDGIYYTGSGNYMQAFRISNGEVLWTNKEWKGGEGTPAAMAIQDNLLVTGANWQSLFGHDIRTGQLLWKRSDEGLRFRSGGASFYDKQVYVTGINKLHVIDAMSGETKDSIPVPYALKTMTAPVVTDRHIVLCTAEQGIMAYDRQSKQLSWTFRPEEALFYSAPYTLYPAATVEATPVRVGDKLVVGASDGYLYVLEAGSGKVSARYHFGSPVLAEVAVSGNLLFAADFAGNVAAFVL
- a CDS encoding TonB-dependent receptor; its protein translation is MKKCLLVICCLLWTAPLLYAQHLVKGKIIDNTGTALPGVSVFEKGTNKGTSSSPDGSFQFTASNGKALLVFRALGYVTQEVPVAGKSELQITLQSEATAIQGVEVVGSRNLNRSATQTPVPIDIIPISRITNSVGQVDLNQLMQFAAPSFNSNRQTGSDGADHVDPASLRGLGPDQTLVLINGKRRHQSSLVNLFGTRGRGNTGTDLNTIPAAAIERIEILRDGASAQYGSDAIAGVINIVLKSSVDEFSGNINGAVTSKGDGQNIGFNGNYGFKIGGGGFVNVTGDYLYRGRTNRADDPNKVGEGNVPRRFYGDALMENYSAMFNARIPLTQNTEIYSFGGYNQRYGNAYAFTRYKDDPKNIPSIYPNGFDPQIVSNIGDRSLSVGIRGLLKGWNVDFNNTFGSNRFHYYVEKTLNSSLLEQSPSRFDAGGFQLDQNTTGLHFTRFFDKVLAGGTNIAFGTEFRTEHYKIFAGEEASWKAYGTYDLVPNSSGGVDTVYKAAGAQGFPGFQPANQVDEYRTNLGVYVDAEFNFSKRFMVDAAARFERYNDFGNTINGKLAARFEVSKALAFRGSVSTGFRAPSLAQIYFNTAYTNVVAGKSVDNLLARNNSNITRVLGVDPLKQEKALNASFGITSRPAKGLSITIDGYYVKIQDRIVLTGDFNAESAPEIKNELEKLNVSVVKFFSNALDTKTLGVDAIITWSKFFGPHSFNASFAANFNRLETGRIKTAPKLVGREDVYFSKREEAFLLASAPPSKLNLTLDYRFRSFNANLRFVRFDRVKLIDYNGDYDTFDPRITTDLSLGYQFGKVVTLVIGGSNLFNVLPNRQDAVLTDSGGPYEPVQMGFNGTTFFSKLAFKF
- a CDS encoding winged helix-turn-helix transcriptional regulator, which translates into the protein MRKENSTNSLNRQLLLRYCGMTYAIGLIGGRWKPSILMSLLEGKLRYSEIRKVIPGVSERVLVLQLRELERDGLIHRIVYPAVPPKSEYELTEEGMSMRPMLEAIAEWGISHRPDHEGAD
- a CDS encoding ArsR/SmtB family transcription factor — encoded protein: MDQLEIFKALSNKTRLQILQWLKEPDVHFPPCPGDLDNRTQGVCVGYIQQKTGLTQSTISEYLSMLQKAGLLTATRVGQWTYYKRNEAAFAALSEIIRLDI